In Physeter macrocephalus isolate SW-GA chromosome 9, ASM283717v5, whole genome shotgun sequence, the DNA window AAATCTTTGACAACAGTGTGGAATGTGCAGAAGAGAGAGCCATGTTGGTCTTTGTCCACAGAAGATGCCCCTTtggaagtttttgttttcctctgtactCTGGGATCAGAATTTACCAAATCAGTGACTCCTGTATTTTACTTTCAGAAAACCTTCACCCCAAATATCATCAGTCGGAAGGTCAAGGAAGAGTAAGTAGCTAGGCCTGAATACTTGCCCCTTATTTACTTGTTCTGAATTTGGGCCTTTGGGGAAATAACTAAGTATGTGgctcagaaatttaaatttttagatttaGTTCTTTTCAGTAGTGATTTTCAACCCTGGCTCCCAAGTGATTCTAGTGtgcaagctttaaaaaaagacGGATGCCTGGGAGTCCATCCCTAAAATAGTGGTTTAACTTGTTTGCAATGAAACAGAGTGATTATCTTTTATAGCCAGAGTTGAGAGCCAGTAGTTTGGGCAAAGATGTATCAGGTTTTCCCTTAAGTTCTTTTGCAATGCAGCTTTCCTAACTTTCAGTCAATACCAAAAAATCCACATTTGGGGGCAGTCTCTATAATTCAACTTTTGAGTTAGAGTTCTAACATACACTCTCAAACAAAAAGGTAAAGTACAGTAGACTGAAAGGACTCTGCTTCAGCAAGGAAGTGAAAAAGGCGCTAGACTTGAGATTGGGTGTTCTGCTTCTCATGATGTAGTTGTTGGCTCATGTGGAGCGGAGTGCATGGGAGAGTAGACCAGTTCTCGGAGGCAGGGGAAGTGAGTGGTTTCGCTTAATCTAGTGTCTTTTCCAGGCCCAAGGAAGAAGTAACTGTCAAGAAGGAGAAGCGTGATAGGGATAGAGACCGACAGCGAGAGGGCCATGGACGGGGCCGGGGGCGCCCAGAAGTGATCCAGTCCCACTCTATCTTTGAGCAGGGCCCAGCTgaaatgatgaagaaaaaggGTACAAAGCTGCTGGGGCTCTGGGAGGAAGGAATTGGTGGATTTCAGTTCAGACTGCTCAAGAGAAGGGCAAGGGCGGTGGCATTCCCCTGCTTGCTCCCAGTTTAGTGTTCCTTGCTGTCGGCCCCTTCCTTACTCCTGGTGAATTGGGTGGTTTCCCACAGGGAACTGGGATAAGACGGTGGATGTGTCGGACATGGGGCCCTCTCACATCATCAACATcaaaaaggagaagagggagacagatgaagaaacaaaacagattctTCGTATGCTGGAGAAGGATGATGTAGGTACCAGCAGGCTGGGGGGATGGGGCTTCTTTGTGTGATGAAAAGCGCTTCGGGGAATCAAGTGGGGGGAAGCAGAGCTCTCTGATGTCCCGGAAGCCTGGTGAGCGGCGGGAATCTTCGATTAGGAAAGGACTAAGGCGGACTGCACTCCAAGTATTTGTGTATGCTGGCCCCACCACGTGACCCCCGACTTTTCTTTGGCAGTTCATCGATGACCCTGGGCTGAGGAATGACACTCGAAATATGCCTGTGCAGCTGCCGCTGGCTCACTCGGGCTGGCTTTTTAAGGAAGAGAATGAAGAACCAGATGTTAAACCTTGGCTGGCTGGCCCCAAGGAAGAGGACATGGAGGTGGACGTGCCTGCTGTGAAAGGTACTCTGTGTCAATTAACATGTTGTCTCCTTTTCTCCAGCTGTCCCCCAAGAGCGAGTTTCCCAGACTGCTGCTGCTAAGCCGGTCCTCTCCCACTCCACAGGACCTGAGTACGCTCAGCGGGTTCATGCTGACAGGGCTCGGGGGGACCAGCCTGCGATACTCCTTTTTAAATAAGTCACACAGCTGCTGGATCCCTCTTTCAAAGCAGAGTTTCCTTCCAGCTCCATGGCTGAGTGACAGTGGAGCAGACCAGGCCGAAGGGATGGGTGTGGTGAGGGGGCATAGGGGCTGGCCACTGATAGCCCTTCCAATTCTGTTGTCTCGGGCAGTGAAAGAGGAGCCAcgagatgaggaagaggaggccaAGATGAAGGCTTCTTCCAGGGCAACCAGGAAGACCCCGGGCCTCCCGAAGGACATATCTGTGGCAGAGCTGCTCAGGGAGCTGAGCCTCACGCAGGAGGAAGAGCTGCTGTTCCTCCAGCTGCCAGACTCACTCCCCGGCCAGCCGCCCACTCAGGACGTCAAGCCTATCAAGACGGAGGTGCAGAGCGAGGACGGACAGATGGTGGTTATAAAGCAGGAGAAAGACCGGGTATGTTCACGATTGAGTTCTGTGAAGATGCAGGGGACCAGGAGGGGAAAGAGCCACCTGTAGGGGGAAGCACAGGTGTGCGGCGCACGCTGAAATGCGAGAATAATATGCATTTGTTCTTTCTGCCCGCGAGGGCCTTGGGGCTTTGTACTTCAATCCCAGTTGTATGTGTGTTTTTCACAgtgaaatattttgaatgtgtACCAATGAGAGAACATAAACTCTCATATACCATTACCCAGCTTTATCAGTTACTGATATTTTGTCCGTTTATTTATGTTTGCTGTGGttcgggttttgttttgttttttgaccgGTGTCAGGCAGCCCCAGGAAAAGGCCCTGTCTGGGGAGCTAAAAGATGGAGGGAACGGCTCCTTACCCAGTTTCCACCCCCTCATTGTTTTCACAGGAAGCCAGGCTGGCAGAGAATGCTTGTACCCTGGCTGACCTGACAGAGGGTCAGGTCGGCAAGCTGCTCATCCGCAAGTCGGGGAAGGTGCAGCTCCTCCTGGGCAAGGTGACTCTGGACGTGACGATGGGGACCACCTGCTCTTTCCTGCAGGTGAGAGGCTGCTGGGTCGGGATGGAGCCTCTTCAAGACATTGAGGAGTGTTGAGGACTTGGTGCTGAGTATGGAGGAAGGGTTCTTGGGATTATCACGTTGAAATCACAGGGCTGAGCGACTGATAGGCTATGCGGTTTTGGGTCTCATCTCTGTCTCTTGATTGGCAGGAGCTGGTGTCCGTGGGCCTTGGAGACAGTAGGACAGGTGACATGACAGTCCTGGGACACGTAAAGCACAAACTTGTATGTTCTCCCAATTTTGAATCCCTGTTGGATCACAAACACCGGTAAAATGAGCAGATGGAGGATGGTGGCGATCGTGTCCACGGCTGCTGCCTGCTCCAGACGTTGTGTCCTCAAATCTGTTCAGCCCAGAAGGCGCCTGTTTAGCCCACCCACTCCAGCCGTTGTCCCAGTTTTCCCCACGTGGCTCCTTCCTGCAGCAGCTGTGAATGGCGCAGTGACCTTCCCACAGCACGGAAACTGCCCGCCCTCGCTGCTGGGGGGCTTGTccctgctatttatttttatatttatggctTACCTCTTCAACTGACTGCATCCTCCCCAGGTAGAGAGGGGGCACGGTCTGGGAAAGGACGGGCGCCTTCTCTTGGTGACGTCTTTGTTCTCGGGTAGGAAGTGTCAggacagctgctgctgctgcctccttCCTCCTGAGAGGCGGCACCAGAGAGAGAGCAGGGACTTCTCGAATCTGAGACTCAGCCCCAGCTCTGTCCATTGCTAGTTGTGTGATTGGACAAACTCCCTGACGTTTCTGAGCCTCATACTCCTCATCTGACAAAAATGAGGACGATACCTACCTCACGGGGTTGGCATGAGGATGCGGTGGGATGTTGCCAATGAAAACTTGCACAAGGCCGGACGTTCGCACCAGAcacacacagtaggcgctcagtgAATGTTAGCTTAGTTTCCCTTTGACTGAATCTATTTTCAAACAAAAGAGAGATTCTGAGAATCTCAGATAAAGTGAATGGAGCTGCTTCATCCCACGTTCTTACTCTGTGTCCTATCCCCCCAGCCTGATGCTCTGAAGGTTTGGGTTTGGGCCCTTCTATGCCCTTTTTTTGCTAAGCACTCTTAGGCAAGTGCTTCCTGTTCATTGCTGCGAGGCCCTAGCTGTAGGTGCCATCAGAAGTGACAGAGTCAGAGACTCACTCCTCCCAGTGCCCTACAGATGCCTTTGGGTGACATGGTGGTCCCAGGACTCCCTCCACCCTCACTCCTGCAGTGAGTAGCTGCTACTCTTCCAGTAGCTGCTTCCACTGTTTCTCAGAAGAAACCTGTGACCACTCCTGGAGAATTGTCACCACACCGAATCAAATACTGCTGAAAAACAACCCTGGCTGAGATAGTAAGTAGAGATTTATTGAATAATGGCCTCACTTTGAATTTGAGAGGCCCACCTCTGTCTCCTGTGTTGGCATCACCTTGGATTCCACTGCCACTGGCCGCTCTGGCCTTGTAGTTCGTTGGTCTGTGATCTTGTTCCTTTCAGCAGCTCACCACACTCTTGACCCTTCCAGTGTGTGGTCCCTGAGGAGCAGCTTCTCTTTCCTCGTCCCTTGTCTGCAGGGCAGGGTCGGGGAGGTACCTCGGAGGTTGGGGAAGGCCTCCTGTTGCAGTGTTCGTGGTCATTAGACACCGGCAACGCAGCTCCCTTTGCTGTGAGCTTAGCAGACCACCTCTGGAACAGGTGTGAACCACACAGACTCCTCTTAACTTAGGTGGCCCGAGAGGTTTTGGAAGGATATGCCTTCCGTTAGTCTcgccttctttctgttccttgagcccGTTTTCTGTTCATCACCACTGGGGCTTCTCCTCCACCAAGCCCCTCAAGCTGCCTAGCCAGCAGCTAGGAGGCAGGATTGACTGTGTAGTCCCCACATCGCCCCTTCTGTAGCTAAGAGCTCACGTGATCTCTGTTGGATGGTGCTGCTCTGGTCTCTGTTCTCACTGTAGAGGACAGGTGAGCAGAAAGGGTCTTGGAGATGTGTGCCTTGGAAGTCCTGTTTGGTCTAATGCTGAGCTTTGATGAACCAACTCCTTTTTTGTTCTCTGGGCTTCGGTGTTTGCTGCTTCTCCTTTTCCACAGCTAATGCACTGCCAGTGAGTCTCCATTGTAatcctctctttctcttggtTACTTTGGTTCAAAAACACTCTTCTGCTTTTCCCGGCTAACTCAAAGGCCCTGCCTCGTTACGTTAGATGTTTGGTGTCTTGCAGTCTTTAGTTCTTTGACTCCTCCACGGAAGCTTGAGGAAGAGTGTGTAGCACTTTAACGTTCACCACTTCGCCATTTCAAGTATCTTGGGGATCGACCGTTATGACCCTGCATCAGAGTCCCCGCGACCTGTCTCTATATTCCTGATACACAGATGGAACATCGTCAATAAAAGTGTGGCAAAAAGACGAGAGGCAAGTCTGCTTTCTTGGCCAAGCCTCCAAAGcatacatttctaccaacaaataaatgcaaataacagGAGTAAAAAGCCCAAAGCCAAATTCATGTATGAGTGCAAATGGATGCAAATTTATTACTACCTGCATCTGTGTGTATGCATTTTGTTAAGATGCCGAAAGCAAGCTGTAGGCTTGTTCATTTCTTAATTACATGATTAAGTGACAGAGTGTGGGCCTTAGAGTCAGGGTGGGGTTTGAATCTAACGCCACCAGTATAACATTGGGGAAAATCATTTATCCTCCCTAAGctcagttttattcattttctgtaaaaatgaGATAATAGTAGCTTTTTAATAGGGTTGCTTTTAAATTACAGTGGAcgtaaaacatttatttcatgcCAGACAGAAAAGTGCTTCTGTGAGGACGTGATCAGcacaagtaacagaaaactagACTGACAGTGACGTAAGCAATGAGAATGTTTAACTATCTCATGTAACGGGCAGCCCGGACATAGATGGTTCCAGAGTTGGGTGGCAGCCAGAACATCAAGATTTTCTTGGATGCATTTGTTCTGCCATCCTTGGTGTTACAAAGTGGCTGTAACAACTCAGCATCATTTCTTCAAATGACAGTGTCCAGAGCCAAAGCAGGAGGCAAAGTAGACAACAGTAAAGGAACTTGCTCATTCTGCTCATAGCAGGGAGGAATATCCTTCAGAGGCCCAAAGAGACTtgcccctctgtctctctgttagAGCGGACCACATGACCACCCTTGGATGGGCACTGGCAAAGAGGGATGGGTGGACCAATTTGTCCCCTGGCACTGACGTCTTGTTGCCTTTGAGACAGGGTTTTGTTAGTAGGGAGGAAACAGGAATGGCAGTTAGGTATAAGCAGGCCATGATAGTTGCCACCATGATTAAAAAATACTGTCTATTGTACTAAACTCTAACTATATCtgggtagaattttttttaatgttcggTTACCTTTTATTCTACTAAATAAACCAGTTTTAACATTTTAGCGCATATTCTTTCAGAGTACAAAATTGTGTATGTTACATTTAATGATATAAATATGCGGTTTTATCACATTTCATCTCACTCAAAAATACCGTTCTTCCATGTTAATAGTAAGCATCTTGTACTTCAGATACTTCTGATCTAGCTGAAAATATCAGAGACAGCGAAGCGCCCTTTAATCCTCCCAGACCTACCCACATGGTCCAATTGATCACTCACACTTGGCTCTTTAAAGGAAGAGGCTTATTTCCTAGGTATAGTCACAGTGAAGAAAGTGACGTCCAATGCCTATTCGTCCCACCCCCAGCCTAGTGCAGGATACTAACACAGTTGGGGCATCCCCCTCTTAAGATGGCTACAGCTATAGTGACAGTTGCCATGTTGACAGCTGCTCTTGGACTGTGGTTCAGCTGCCAAAGTTCTACTGATGGAGGGTCGGAACTGGAGTGGGCTTAGGTCTCAAGGGCATCATCTGAAAAAATGGAGATAGAATGCCAATTCTAGGAACCCCTCTGCGTGGCCAACTTCTGACTCAGCTCTTCTGAAGCAtttcttctgtctccttccaTTGGAGACAACTCCCCGAAAGCTGAGGCAGAGGCTAGACTTCCTTCTATTTggctcatttacatttaagaccCAGTCAGTTGGAAAAAATGCAGTCTTGATCATCTTTGGCCCAACGGTTTTATCTTGTGTACTTTTCAGGATTCAGTGGAGAAATAGAAACCATTCTAGGTACTCTAAGCAGAAAAGTTTAATACAGGAAGATAAGTATTTTTAGACTCTTGGAAAGCTGGAGGAGTGAGCCATAGGTTGAGTCTCCAGGATTCAGAACCCTAGAGAACTGATTTACCAGGGGAGCTACACCCTCTGCTAGAATCAGGAAGGCGGAGGACCAGGATCGAGCTATGAGGACACACTGCATGGCTGCAATCTAGGGATCAGGAAATGCCTGCAGTCTCAACTGCCTGGAGAACCACAGAGCCAAAGGTTGCACCCTGGAACACCTGAAGAAAACCCCCCACATGCTGAGTGCCCTCTGTGTGCTAGGTACAGTTCAAGCGTAGTATTTGTCGGTGACAAAACAGAAAGGTCTCTGTCCTGGTGGAACTTGcattctagtgagggagacagacaataagtaTAAGTAAGTTACATGGTATTTAGAAGGTGATGAGtgcttgggaattttttttttttaaagggtaaggGAAGTCTATGGGTGGTAGTATCACAGTAAGTAGGGTAGGCTtcgttgaaaaaatatttgaggtgaGGCAGCAGGATCAGTAGGCAGTGGGGACGGCTAGGAGCTGACACTGTGAGAGAGGGGACAGTATCAGAGGTGGGGGTGGTCAGCCCAGGTCCTGCAGGGCTTCGATGCCATcgtaaggactttggctttatTCTAAGGGAAATGATTAGCTGTTGCAAGTGTCTCTTGGGTTTCAAAAGGCTCCCATTCGCTGCTGGGTTGAGACAAGGGTAGAAGCAGAGGCACCAGTTTGGAGGCTGCTACATTAACCCAGGCAACAGACGGcagtggcttggaccagggttAATGGTGGAGGTGTTGGGAAGTGGTTGGATGCTCGATACTTATTTCAAAGGTAGAGCCACCTCGATCTGCTGATAGAGTAGACGTGGGGTGTGAAAGAGCAGAatcaaacagccaaagcagtaGGAAGGTGGGCCATACTTCCACCTTTCAAATCCCAATTGGTGGAACCTAACTCACACCCAGCATCCTCACGCAAGTGATCTTGGGAAATGTAGCATCCCCCTTCTAGCCCCAGTAATCCAGGCTGGCACTTTATAAAGTGGTGGTTGATGCGTGCATGTTCAACCACATGCAGCAGAGTTGGCTTAAGGATCCAAAATTTGAAGGTAAAGCTTTCTGTGGCCATGTCATGCTGCCAATACAAAGTTCTCTGATTCATTTCCTCAAAACAGTATACTCCAGATGAAAACACAGTACCCAAATCTGACTGTACTCGGTATGACTCACGCATTTTCCCAGGGCAAGATAATACAGGAATTCTTTTGGAAACAGCTCTTACACTGTACAACATAACATTAATGGCTACATTAGAATGCATCTTTGGACTATCAAAATTGACCCAAATATTCCCTGATTTCTGGACAATTTTgggttttccagtttttcacgATTTTAAAAGTGATGTGATAAACAGTTTTGTAGTTAAATTGTTTCTGATATCctcattatttccttaggatgtttttaaattaaaaatggctTTTTTGACATTAAAAGTGTCAAATTCTATGCCATCTTTAAGGCTTTTGGTAGATAAAACGCCCTCCAGAATGCTTGCACCTGTCCACATGCCCCTCAACAGTGTGTAAGAGTTGCTTGTGCATTTGTGAAGTTAATGTATAATCAGGATTCTGGTTTTGAACTATATAAATGTAGAAAGATGCTGAGTAGAGACCTGACCTGTACTCAGCTGACTCTCAGGGTAGATAActaatgttttctctcttccctctgtcaGACATCAAAAGGGGTTGATGTGTAAAGAACACGCTGCCCCCGCGGTTGGGTTATATGCTTTCTAAAAGTCAGTTGTGTTTTTTGCCCAAGCTTGCTTTTGCCAGTCGTGTTCACTATTGTACTTATATAATTCAGTTAAACATGgtataaactaataaaatatgaGGAGTAGAGGCaagtatttctgatgaaaataagGTAAGTacataatgtaaatatataaactgATGAAATATAAGTGCTAAAATAAAGTTCTTATTTCTGTGTAAACCAAGGTAAATGCTTTGGAAAGAATAAATGTGAGTCACTAAATACTACCGTTGAATTAAGTTTAGGCAAGATAAACGTAAAAACGGGGTCAGTCATAATTATCTAAAGTAATTCTGCATTCACATTTCTCCGCAAGTTCTCTAGTGCTTTGACTTCACATTTTGCTTTTGGAGATAATCAAAACTGGTGATCTTAGCAGCGCATTGTAGGTGTGTGTAGTTTTCATGGAATGCTAATCAGTGGACCCATACTCAAAGAAAAGGACTTGTCCTTACACCAAAAGGGGATGAATGTCCATTTGTAAGTGTTAAGTTAAAATAGATACATTTCTTGTATTaaaaattttccccaaaatatcaGTTAAGATTAGGTTCAGCTAAGAGAAATAGAGCcccaaaataacagtggcttaaccAAATAGACTTTTGTCTCTCATAAAAATCTAAAGATGCACAGTCTGAACTGGTATGGCAGCTCTGCTCTACAGAGCCCCAAGGGTCTCCACTCCTTCCAGCTTACCTTCCCATGGTGTCTAgggtgtgacttttttttttttttttttttttgtggtatgcgggcctccctctgttgtggcctctcccgttgcggNNNNNNNNNNNNNNNNNNNNNNNNNNNNNNNNNNNNNNNNNNNNNNNNNNNNNNNNNNNNNNNNNNNNNNNNNNNNNNNNNNNNNNNNNNNNNNNNNNNNNNNNNNNNNNNNNNNNNNNNNNNNNNNNNNNNNNNNNNNNNNNNNNNNNNNNNNNNNNNNNNNNNNNNNNNNNNNNNNNNNNNNNNNNNNNNNNNNNNNNNNNNNNNNgccgctccgcggcatgtgggatcctcccagaccggggcgcgaacccggttcccctgcatcggcaggcggacgcgcaaccactgcgccaccagggaagccctagggtgtGACTTTTATCCTCAACTTCTAAATTGAAACCAGACCTCTGTTCATTGCATCTCCACCCCTGGCAGCCAGATGAATGAAAGGTTTACATacttccccatccccccaccccttgccaAATGACAGGGCATGTATTCagtattatatcttctttaaggAAGACACCTAAGAGCTGTCCCATAACGTTTAtgattacagttgacccttgaacaacacaggtttcaACTGTACAAGTCCACTTATGTGGGGATATGGAAGGGACTTGAGCTGACTGTAAGGGAGTTGAGCATCCATGGCGTTAGATATCAGCAGGGGGTCCTGGAGCCAATTCCCCTGGGATATGGAGGGGTGATTATACACACCATTGTCCAGAAAGTAGTGACATAGCCTCAGCCTCCAAGGAGGGTGAGAAATGTGGTCTTGATCTGGAATGAGCAGGTACCCTCCTAAAAATCAAGATTCATTATCATGAAAGAAGGAAACTGGATACTAAGGATCAACCAGCAGCCTCTGGCACATCTATTTCACTTACTTTAAGAATAACTGAACATCTACTGGTCTCAATTGTGACAGAGAAGAGCTTCCAATTTACATCACTTGTGTAAGCAAACCCTCAACTGCCAGCACAGATACAGTGCGCTGTTGTTATAACCACTTCCTTGCATACAGTCTCAGTGTCCTtgcccttctcttctgttttactCATAGGACAAAAGCCCACTTCTGGGTAAATCTAAATCTCTGCCTACTCTGCATCTCTCCTGAGGGCTTAAACCTGGCTGGAGAAGCACCTGACACCAAGCTGAATCATCTCACTTTAAGACCAATAATCTAGTACATTTTCCTTGTCCATTTACTCCTCCCACTCCCCAGAGAGTACTGTGTTCTCAAACCTCCAACACCTCTCCTCACTCTCAGCTGGTGACCCTGCTTCTTATCGCAGTAAGAAAATAGAAGCAGTCAGAAAGAACACCACGTGTTCCCACTTTTGTATCTGTCAGCCTGTTTGCAGCTCTGTCCAGGTGCACAGTCTGGCCTGTTACTATGGATGAGCTGTCTGCCCTCGTCCCGAAGATCAGACCCTTCACAGGAGCCCTAGATTCCATCCCTCTTACCTACTCAAAGGTTAGTAGTGTTCCAGCAACCCCCTACACACACATCTATTTCCCTCTATTAGGTCAGTCTCACACGATACAAATAGGCTCTCGGATCCATCTTGAAAACAAATTTTCCTTTCAGGTTGCATTCATCTCCAATTATCAcctcttttctctgcttccctttgcagcaaaactttattttttttttatacatttatttatttatttttggctgcattgggtcttcgctgctgtgcacgggctctctctagttgaggcgagcgagggctactgttcgttgcggtgcacgggcttctcattgcggtggcttcccttgttgcggagcatgggctccaggcgcacgggcttcagttgttgtggcatgcaggctccatagttgtggctcacgggctctagagcgcaggctcagtagttgtggcgtacgggcttagttgctccgcggcatgtggagttttcctggaccagggctcgaacccgtgtcccctgcgtcggcaggcgggttcttaaccactgcaccaccagggaagtactgcAGCAAAACTTCTTGAAAGAGTTGTCTTTGTTTATCTCCACTTCTTCTCATCCATTCTCACTTGAACCCATTCCAATCTGCCTTCACCACGCCTCCCAACGGCTCTTCTCAAGGTCACCAGTGCCGAACTCAATAGTAAACTTGCCATCCTTATGTTACTGAATCTATTATCACATTTGACATAGTTGATCACTCTTCCCTTCCTTAAATACCTTCCTTTCTTGGCTTCAGGGTCACTGTCCTAACTGTTCCTTCTTGTCTAATTGGATGTGCTCTCCATCTCCTTTCCTGGTACCTCCCCATCAGGCCTTAGAGCGTTTCTCTTGCCTGTCTACTCTCGTTCCCTCAGCCATCTCACTTAGAATCATGGCTTTAAACTCTCCATGCCTATGTCTCGCAATTTATTATCTGCAGCTGAGACCCCTCTCCCAACCTTATATCCAACTGCCACTCCCTCATCTCTTCTTGCATGTCTGGTAGGCAACTCACCCCTGACTACCAATTTTGGGAAATACAGGGACAAAGAAACATGTTAAAATAACCCATGAGAGTCCCGTCAGCAAAGCCTTGAATCTGTGGGACAAATTCAACAAATtgtgagggaaaaaagaagaatgaaggagGAACCTACAGATAGAAAGAGATTTGGGATATGATGTCAATCGGTTGCAATGCATGAAccttatttgttattatttttattttttattttttaaaatttatttgatcgaagcatagttgatttacaatgttgtgttagtttctggtatatagcaaagtgattcaattttacatatatatatatatatatatatacatacattctttttcatattctttctcattacagtttattacagaatattgaacatagttccctgtgctatacaataggaccttgttgtttatccattctatatataatagtttgcatctgctgatcccaaactcctaaactATCCCTCTCTaaccctctcccttggcaaccacaagtctgttctctatgtctgtgagtctgtttctgttttgtagataagttcatttgtgtcatattttagatccacatataagtgatatatggtatttgtctttttctgacttacttcacttagtatgatgatctctaggtccatccttgttgctgcaaatggcattatttgtaTGAACCTTATTTGGATAGCGATTCTGAGAACTGCAATGAATCTCAGCGTGAAGACTCCATTCAGACCCCtgcactgggaattccctggtggtccagtggttaggacactgcGCTTCccttgcagggggcacgggttccaagCTACATGGCGCGGCCAAACCAAAACGAACAAACATTAAAAACCCTGCACTTGGAGAGTCTCGACCAAACTTTAGCATGGCCTCTAGCAGTTTAACGCCATGTCTCTGGGATCACCCAGCCACTTTTGAGTTCCTGTTTGGAAAAGCTCAGAGCTGTCAAAaaaatttgttgtttgttttagctAACACCTGACATAGTCCCCTGGCCTCCCTTTATTAGAGCATTTACTCAAAAAGGGATTATAATCGTGaatccttcctctgtccctttgaGATGATATGTATCTTCTATAACTGTGGAGTGTCTTGGCTGAAGGACCCGAAAgccattcctttgaaatgtatTATCAGGAAGGAAAGGGCTTCCAGTCTCTGGGAGGATAGAATCCTAACTTCCATAATCGCCAGCAGACACTGCTGGCCTAATCACGTTTATAGTGACCAACACTTTGTAATTTTGGAAAAGCTCAGAGCTGTCAAAAAAATTTGTTGTTTGTCAAAAAAATTTGCTGTTTGTTTTAGCTAACACCTGACATAGTCCCCTGGCCTCCCTTTATTAGAGCATTTACTCAAAAAGGGATTATAATCGTGaatccttcctctgtccctttgaGATGATATGTATCTTCTATAACTGTGGAGTGTCTTGGCTGAAGGACCCGAAAgccattcctttgaaatgtatTATCAGGAAGGAAAGGGCTTCCAGTCTCTGGGAGGATAGAATCCTAACTTCCATAATCGCCAGCAGACACTGCTGGCCTAATCACGTTTACAGTGACCAACACTTTGTAATTTTTCACTTGAGTCCTGTCCCCATTCTCCCTTTACAATTCCTCTTTGCAAATCAGGATGGAGCTCAACTTTTTTG includes these proteins:
- the POLR3D gene encoding DNA-directed RNA polymerase III subunit RPC4 isoform X2; translation: MSEGNAAGEPSAPGGPRPLLSGARGLIGRRPAPSLTPGRLPSIRSRDLTLGGVKKKTFTPNIISRKVKEEPKEEVTVKKEKRDRDRDRQREGHGRGRGRPEVIQSHSIFEQGPAEMMKKKGNWDKTVDVSDMGPSHIINIKKEKRETDEETKQILRMLEKDDFIDDPGLRNDTRNMPVQLPLAHSGWLFKEENEEPDVKPWLAGPKEEDMEVDVPAVKVKEEPRDEEEEAKMKASSRATRKTPGLPKDISVAELLRELSLTQEEELLFLQLPDSLPGQPPTQDVKPIKTEVQSEDGQMVVIKQEKDREARLAENACTLADLTEGQVGKLLIRKSGKVQLLLGKVTLDVTMGTTCSFLQTFAV
- the POLR3D gene encoding DNA-directed RNA polymerase III subunit RPC4 isoform X1, whose product is MSEGNAAGEPSAPGGPRPLLSGARGLIGRRPAPSLTPGRLPSIRSRDLTLGGVKKKTFTPNIISRKVKEEPKEEVTVKKEKRDRDRDRQREGHGRGRGRPEVIQSHSIFEQGPAEMMKKKGNWDKTVDVSDMGPSHIINIKKEKRETDEETKQILRMLEKDDFIDDPGLRNDTRNMPVQLPLAHSGWLFKEENEEPDVKPWLAGPKEEDMEVDVPAVKVKEEPRDEEEEAKMKASSRATRKTPGLPKDISVAELLRELSLTQEEELLFLQLPDSLPGQPPTQDVKPIKTEVQSEDGQMVVIKQEKDREARLAENACTLADLTEGQVGKLLIRKSGKVQLLLGKVTLDVTMGTTCSFLQELVSVGLGDSRTGDMTVLGHVKHKLVCSPNFESLLDHKHR